Part of the Halopseudomonas maritima genome, AACGGCGCATCTGAAACTACCTCCAACACCGAATGGCTGCCTGGTATCGGCTTTACCTATCAGTTGATGCCCGCTGCGCAGCTTTACGGTGGTGCCTACCGCGCGTTTTCTCCTGCATCCAACGGCGTTGCGCTGGACGGACTGGTAGACCAGAAGCTCGACGGTGAGCGTTCGGACAACTATGAGTTTGGTCTGCGCGGCAACAACGGTGCCTACACCTATGACGTCACTGCGTTCTACATGAACTTTGATAATCAGGTGGTAACGGGCAATAGTGATCCGAACCTGTCACAGTCCAACGCAGGCAAGACATTGCACTACGGTCTGGAAGCAGCGCTGAGCGTAGAGCTCGGTGGCGGCTTCAGCATCGATAGCAACCTGACCTGGGTGTCTGAGTCCGAGTTTCGCTCTGGTGCCAACAAAGGTAACCGTCTGCCCTATGCGCCGGAGTACCTGGCCAACGTAGGGTTGAACTACACCGACGGCCGTTTTAGCAGTGCGCTGAATATGCACTATCAGAGCGAGCAGTTTGGTGATGCCAGCAATCGCAAGGACATTCCGACCGGCGCCGAGGGTGGTATCTGGGGAGGTCAGATTCGTTCCTATGCCCTGTATGATCTGCTGGCTCAATATCAGGTGAACGATCATCTGCGCCTGCAGGGTGCGGTGAAGAACCTGACCGACAAGCGCTACATTACCGGCTTGCGTCAGGGCATCTATGTTGGCCCCGAGCGCTCGTTTGAAGTGGCTATGAACTACCGCTTCTGAGTGCAGGCCGGGCAGCCTGATATGGGCTGCCCGGCTATGTGTGATCGATGTCTACGCCCAGGCCGGCTGCGTTCTGGGTGTGTTCACGCTGGCGTACGACCGCTGCGCGTGCCCTTCTTGCAGCAGGGCAGACAATCGGATGTCGGCCCCCAGAACGTATCGCAGCTGTCCGCGTTCATCCAGAACCGGCGCCGACAGAGTGAAGCAGAAGCCGTCGGTTGCCGCAGAGCGGTACACATCGCTGATAAACGGCGAAAGCGTATCGCGTACGTTTGAGAACCACGGACGATTTGACCAGTTCTTGCCTCGTGCACTACTGCGATTGCCGTCCTGCAGGTCGGCACTCAGGATGTTCTCGCTGACTTGCACGCCATCTGCGCCAACCAGATACATCAACTCAAACCGGCCGTCCTGCTCAATCCAGCGCTGCATGGCCTGCTCCGCGCCGGCGCCGCCGCGCGCCAGCTCTGTACTGGCGGCCATTTCGGTTACCCGTTGGCGAATGAGCTGATGCACACCCAATTGGAAGCCGCCGAGGCCCTCCAGCAGGCGATCACCTTCGCTGCGTACCGCTTCACTGTGGTCGCGCACCGAGGAGGCTTTCTGCATCATTGAGCTGGCTACCCCGGCCACGCTTTGTACGTCCTGGCTGACTGAGCGCACCGCCGCGCCAATCTGCTCTGCACCGCTGGCGATGCTGGCGATACGCTGATCAAGCTGGCCCATTGCCGCGGTGGCGTCGCTGAGGCTGCGATCCATGCTGATGATACGTTCGCGGCCGGTCGCAACGGCGTTCTGCATTTGGCTGCCGGCGGTATTGAGGCTCTGCATGCCAGTGCGGAAGTTGTCGATGATCTCGCTTACCTTGTCGGTGGCGGCGGTGGTCTTGCCCGCCAGCGTACGCACCTCGTCAGCGACCACGGCGAAGCCGCGCCCTTGTTCGCCGGCTCGCGCTGCCTCAATTGCCGCGTTCAGTGCCAGCAGGTTGGTTTGCTGAGAAATGGTGGCGATCATGCCAATGACCTGGGTTATTTCCTCCAGCTGTTTGCCAATTTCGCCGATGCGGCTGGTCAGCTCGGATTCGCAGCCGTTGATGGTCTCGACCTGTGCCAGCACGTTGCGACTGTCTTGTTCACAGCGATTGAGCTGCGCGCTGACGTCGCCGGAGAGTTGCGCTACCGCAGTGGTGCCGGGTACCAGCTCGGCGTCCAGCGTGGTGCTGACCTGTTCGGTGGCGCTGGCAATTTCTTCGGAGGACTGGGCCAACTGTTCGCCGTGGGCCTGACTGTCAGCAGCGATGCGTGCTAGCTGCGGTGCGTGAGCGGCAATGCCGACAGCAGCGTGCAGGCTCTGGGTTATTCGCTGTTGCAGGGTTTGGGCAAACTGGTTCAGGTCGGCAAGGGCGCCCGGCTGCTCTGGTAAGTCGGCGGCGAGGTTCAGATCCTTGAACAGGGAGGCGGTGGCGCTGGCTTGCGCCCGCTGATGGCGTGCGAGTGTGAAGATTCCCATGGTAGCTCCTTGCCGACGGCGTGTTCATTGGGCAAGCAATTACCAGGCCACCAGGCAAGCGGGGTAATCAGTGGGAGTAGGGGACACAGGGAGCGTAATCGAGCGCCGCGTTGGTGCGTCGCGCGTCAAAAGAGGGCAGAAACAACAAGGCCGCGACAGGTGTCGCGGCCTTGTTGGCTCAGCCTGATGGTTCAGGCAGCCCAGCGCTTGAGGATCAGGGTGGCGTTGGTGCCACCAAAACCGAAGCT contains:
- a CDS encoding methyl-accepting chemotaxis protein, which translates into the protein MGIFTLARHQRAQASATASLFKDLNLAADLPEQPGALADLNQFAQTLQQRITQSLHAAVGIAAHAPQLARIAADSQAHGEQLAQSSEEIASATEQVSTTLDAELVPGTTAVAQLSGDVSAQLNRCEQDSRNVLAQVETINGCESELTSRIGEIGKQLEEITQVIGMIATISQQTNLLALNAAIEAARAGEQGRGFAVVADEVRTLAGKTTAATDKVSEIIDNFRTGMQSLNTAGSQMQNAVATGRERIISMDRSLSDATAAMGQLDQRIASIASGAEQIGAAVRSVSQDVQSVAGVASSMMQKASSVRDHSEAVRSEGDRLLEGLGGFQLGVHQLIRQRVTEMAASTELARGGAGAEQAMQRWIEQDGRFELMYLVGADGVQVSENILSADLQDGNRSSARGKNWSNRPWFSNVRDTLSPFISDVYRSAATDGFCFTLSAPVLDERGQLRYVLGADIRLSALLQEGHAQRSYASVNTPRTQPAWA